The Clostridioides difficile genome has a segment encoding these proteins:
- a CDS encoding FAD-binding oxidoreductase, which yields MNQEYVKGKPIFTSINKVPRQFPYLTNDIDTDVIIVGGGVTGCICAYYLAKNNIKSVILEKGRIAHGSTSVTTSLLQYELDDNLIDLTEVMTLTDALKAYNLCVSALDELDDFIELHGNKCDYAKRDTLLYTAKKLEIKAIKEEYNLRKENGFDVEYIDESTNPFGFDLKSGLIAKNGGREIDPYKYSHHLIDVSLKKGLEVYENTEVKKVDFSDDKATAEVSYGYKVYGKKLIVATGYNTSLFTNRNFATKSNTFNIATKPLKDIDSWKDNILIRDNCDPYNYLRTTKDNRLIIGGEDVDFSDIEDEALANKKYDILEQRLKGMFKDIKDIQIEYKYCGCFASTLDNLGFIGPDNKNHNLWYCLGYGANGILFAILGGMMLSKLYLGEEDKNMRLFKVNRFDK from the coding sequence TCCATACCTTACTAATGATATTGATACAGATGTTATAATCGTTGGAGGTGGTGTAACAGGATGTATTTGTGCATACTATCTAGCCAAAAACAATATAAAGTCAGTTATCCTTGAGAAAGGAAGGATTGCACATGGAAGTACTAGTGTAACCACCTCACTCTTGCAATATGAATTGGATGACAATTTGATAGATTTAACAGAAGTCATGACTTTAACTGATGCCTTAAAAGCTTACAATCTTTGTGTATCAGCCCTTGATGAGTTAGATGACTTTATAGAATTACATGGAAATAAGTGTGATTATGCAAAAAGAGATACTTTGCTTTACACTGCAAAAAAACTTGAAATTAAGGCTATAAAAGAAGAATATAATTTAAGAAAAGAAAATGGATTTGATGTTGAATATATTGATGAATCTACAAATCCGTTTGGTTTTGATTTAAAGTCAGGATTGATAGCAAAAAATGGTGGACGAGAAATAGACCCATACAAATATAGTCATCATCTCATTGATGTAAGTCTAAAAAAAGGTCTTGAAGTATATGAAAATACAGAAGTGAAAAAAGTAGATTTTTCAGATGATAAAGCAACTGCTGAAGTGTCTTATGGTTATAAAGTTTATGGAAAAAAACTAATTGTGGCTACAGGATATAATACAAGCTTATTTACAAATAGAAATTTTGCAACTAAATCTAATACTTTTAATATTGCTACAAAACCACTTAAAGACATTGATTCTTGGAAAGACAATATTCTGATTAGAGACAATTGTGACCCATATAATTATCTAAGAACCACTAAAGATAATAGATTAATTATAGGTGGTGAAGATGTAGACTTCAGTGATATAGAAGATGAAGCTTTAGCAAATAAAAAATATGACATTTTAGAACAAAGACTAAAGGGCATGTTTAAGGACATAAAGGATATACAAATTGAGTATAAGTATTGTGGTTGCTTTGCTTCTACTTTAGATAACTTAGGTTTTATTGGACCTGATAACAAAAACCATAACTTATGGTACTGTTTAGGTTATGGAGCTAATGGAATACTTTTTGCAATCCTAGGAGGTATGATGCTTAGTAAGCTATATCTTGGAGAAGAAGATAAAAATATGAGATTATTTAAGGTAAATAGATTTGACAAATAA